AGGTGAGCTGCACCGGCTGCCCGGCCTGCACTACAATGTGGCTGGGGTCGTAGCCGCCATCAACGGTGACGGTGACCTCTTGCACGCCGCCGGTTGTGGTGGCCTTGCGAGACTTAGGCTTGCTGAGCAAGAACCACCACAGCTCTAGCTCAATCAGGCTCAAGCCTGACCCGGTGACGGCAGCGCTCGACCACAGCGGTTGCTCAATCAAAGATGGGGTAGAGAATGCCTGCCGCAATCGGGATAC
This sequence is a window from Candidatus Obscuribacterales bacterium. Protein-coding genes within it:
- a CDS encoding cupredoxin domain-containing protein; translation: MIEQPLWSSAAVTGSGLSLIELELWWFLLSKPKSRKATTTGGVQEVTVTVDGGYDPSHIVVQAGQPVQLTFYRKDPSSCLEEVRFPDFRIARALPVNQTTAIAFIPTQARSL